A stretch of the Rosa rugosa chromosome 5, drRosRugo1.1, whole genome shotgun sequence genome encodes the following:
- the LOC133711253 gene encoding receptor-like protein kinase ANXUR1 — protein sequence MISNTKILCILILLSLSLNTIHVLAGDSDKKDSDEKDKDSDSDQKDKDSGSDSKEDSHSKKDSDESELFLISCGSPEEVTDSEGRKWAPDSKFLACSDNSSTAKADSIDPTIPSEEPYGSARIFNTTSSYNLSVTTKKRLWIRLHFYPFSNDCLNQTRAYFSVVANEFTLLNNFSAATTAEALTEAYVVKEFSLTPVTSGKLNITITPSQQPENTIAFLNGIEVIPMPDIFKTTPLVGFVDQTIEVQNSSVQTMYRLNIGGNFIPPTEDSEGGGNRTWHEDSGYLIGAPTTKFGITGEANGNVTIKYPGDVPEYIAPLAVYNTGRSMGPSPNVNLNTNLTWHFDVDVNFTYVVRLHFCDFELEMANQRVFDIFLNNHTAQQGADVIGWAGSSAHGHGSSGQGIPVYKDYAIYVNDRNNGIEQVWVALHPNEEMKPEYYDSLLNGLEVFKINDTCGNLGGQNPVPVRHCYTNEFLTKKGDDENSS from the coding sequence ATGATCTCCAATACAAAGATCTTATGTATTCTGATTCTGTTATCTTTATCACTAAACACCATTCATGTTCTTGCCGGAGACTCAGACAAAAAAGATTCAGATGAAAAGGACAAGGACTCGGACTCGGACCAAAAAGATAAAGACTCGGGCTCGGACTCGAAAGAAGACTCCCACTCGAAAAAGGACTCAGACGAGTCTGAGTTGTTTTTAATATCTTGTGGCTCCCCAGAGGAGGTAACAGATTCCGAAGGCCGGAAATGGGCCCCCGACTCCAAGTTCTTAGCTTGTTCCGACAACTCATCGACGGCAAAGGCCGACTCAATTGACCCTACTATCCCCTCAGAAGAACCCTACGGGTCCGCACGAATCTTCAACACAACATCCTCTTACAACTTGTCAGTTACGACCAAGAAACGCCTCTGGATCAGACTCCACTTTTATCCATTCTCTAACGACTGTCTCAACCAAACCAGGGCCTATTTCTCCGTCGTCGCAAACGAGTTCACTCTCCTCAACAACTTCAGCGCCGCCACAACGGCCGAAGCTCTCACAGAGGCCTACGTTGTCAAAGAATTCTCACTCACTCCTGTCACATCCGGGAAACTCAATATTACAATCACACCATCTCAGCAACCAGAGAACACAATCGCATTCCTCAATGGCATCGAGGTGATTCCGATGCCGGATATTTTCAAGACGACGCCCTTGGTCGGATTCGTCGACCAAACCATCGAGGTCCAGAACTCCTCTGTCCAAACCATGTATAGACTCAATATCGGCGGAAACTTTATTCCGCCGACAGAGGACTCCGAAGGCGGAGGTAACCGGACGTGGCACGAGGACTCCGGTTACTTAATCGGTGCCCCCACCACGAAATTCGGGATCACTGGCGAGGCAAATGGCAATGTCACCATTAAGTACCCTGGAGATGTCCCCGAATACATTGCACCACTAGCTGTTTACAATACCGGTAGATCAATGGGGCCGAGTCCGAACGTCAACCTCAACACCAATCTGACGTGGCATTTCGACGTCGATGTAAATTTCACATACGTCGTGAGATTGCATTTCTGCGACTTTGAGCTCGAAATGGCGAATCAGAGAGTGTTTGATATCTTTCTCAACAACCACACGGCGCAGCAAGGCGCCGATGTGATCGGGTGGGCCGGGTCCTCAGCACACGGACACGGCTCCTCGGGGCAAGGGATTCCTGTTTACAAGGACTACGCGATTTATGTGAATGATCGCAATAATGGAATTGAGCAGGTTTGGGTGGCGTTGCACCCAAATGAGGAAATGAAACCTGAATACTATGATTCGTTGCTTAATGGTTTAGAGGTCTTCAAGATCAATGACACATGTGGGAATTTGGGAGGCCAAAATCCGGTGCCGGTAAGACATTGCTACACAAACGAGTTTCTAACGAAGAAAGGTGACGACGAAAACTCAAGCTAG